A section of the Papio anubis isolate 15944 chromosome 4, Panubis1.0, whole genome shotgun sequence genome encodes:
- the LOC101006726 gene encoding phosducin-like protein 3 yields the protein MQDPNADTEWNDILRKKGILPPKESLKELEEESDEEQHILQQSVVKTYEDMTLEELEDHEDEFNEEDERAIEMYRRQRLAEWKATKLKNKFGEVLEISGKDYVQEVTKAGEGLWVVLHLYKQGIPLCALINQHLSGLARKFPDVKFIKAISTTCIPNYPDRNLPTIFVYLEGDIKAQFIGPLVFGGMNLTRDELEWKLSESGAIMTDLEENPKKPIEDVLLSSVRRSVFMRRGSSSEGD from the coding sequence ATGCAGGACCCCAACGCAGACACTGAGTGGAATGACATCTTACGCAAAAAGGGTATCTTACCCCCCAAGGAAAGTCTGAAAGAACTGGAAGAGGAGTCAGATGAGGAGCAGCACATCCTCCAGCAGTCAGTGGTGAAAACATATGAAGATATGACTTTGGAAGAGCTGGAGGATCATGAAGATGAGTTTAATGAGGAGGATGAACGTGCTATTGAAATGTACAGACGGCAGAGACTGGCTGAGTGGAAAGCAACTAAACTGAAGAATAAATTTGGAGAAGTTTTAGAGATCTCAGGGAAGGATTATGTTCAAGAAGTTACCAAAGCTGGCGAGGGCTTGTGGGTCGTCTTGCACCTTTACAAACAAGGAATTCCCCTGTGTGCCCTGATAAATCAGCACCTCAGTGGACTTGCCAGGAAGTTTCCTGATGTCAAATTTATCAAAGCCATTTCAACAACCTGCATACCCAATTATCCGGATAGGAATCTGCCCACGATATTTGTTTACCTGGAAGGAGATATCAAGGCTCAGTTTATTGGTCCTCTGGTGTTTGGGGGCATGAACCTGACAAGAGATGAATTGGAATGGAAACTGTCTGAATCTGGAGCAATTATGACGGACCTGGAGGAAAACCCCAAGAAGCCGATTGAAGACGTGTTGCTGTCCTCAGTGCGGCGCTCTGTCTTCATGAGGAGGGGCAGCAGTTCCGAGGGTGACTGA